The nucleotide sequence AAACCAAAGTTTATAGCTTCTGTCTGTCCTGTTGTATAAGCAGGGTTTATAATACTCATATTATACATGTATTGAGTGAATTGTGGTGTTTGTTGGGCTTTTACATTAAAAGAAAAACCAACGATTAATAATATTATGATTATTTTAATTTTAGTCATTTTCAACTTTATTAGATGATTTTTTAATTTTTAGAATTATCTACTCAAGTATAATTCTCCTGAAGTTGGTTCTTTGCCGTCTATATTAAATGTAATAAGGAAGTAATAAACACCTACTGGAACTAAATCTCCCGTTCCATCTTTTCTTCCGTTCCATTCTGGAGTGTTTGCATTTCCTTTATAGACTGTTCTTCCCCATCTGTTAAAAATTTCAATAGTAAAATTAGGGTATAGGTTCTTAATATAAGATGTAGAATAAGTATCGTTTACGCCATCATCATTAGGGGAAAATCCAGTATATATCACATCTTCAGGACATTTATATTTAATAGTGATTGATTTTCTTGTAGGGTTTTCACATCCTGTTCCATCATTTTTACTTGCTGCCCAGTAAATTTGATCTGCTTTTAGTTCTGTAGTTTGTGATATTGAAGTAGTCCCCGTTTCAGTTTCATACCAAAAAATAGAATTTCCTTCAGTTGTCGATGCGATTAAGTCAGCAATTGTTGGAATTTTTGGCGCAGGACAAAATTCCATTTCATCATTAGGCACTGTAACGTCTCCAGCAGTAGTAATTGAAGCAGACACCTTTAATCGTGAAGGACTTGGGCAACCATTTGTAGATTTTGCCTCTGCCCAATAATCACCCTCAGTTAACTTTGTTGACGAATTCAAGGCAGTTGTTCCAGTTTCGGTAGCATACCACGAAATGTTTGTGCCAGTTGTCGTTGTTAAATTAGCAACTATTGGATTTTGTGTTGAACAGAAATTTTGTATTGCTTTCCCAGTTGGAGTTGTTGGTATGGCATCTGCAATAACTTCATAAAATAACTGTAATGTTATTCCGTTAGTTAGCATATCTAATCTATATTTTTGACTGCCAGCTGTTGCGGTTATAGTTAAGTCTGCTTTAGTTTCTCCAGAAATTATTTCGTATAAGTTAGTTGTCGTATTTAATTTATACCATTGAAGACCTGTTGTAGCTGTAAACTCAAAAATAGGATAAGAAAAATGCACATTAGTATTTCCGGCATCATTCCATTGAGCTCCCCTATTTTGGAATTCAAATTGAGCATATCCTTCAATATTTCCAGGGCTATTTTGGTATAGCAAATATCCTGGAGGCACTCCTGGGTTTGGATAATAGTTATTAGGTTCTGTAGCAGACCAATTATTATATGATGAAGTTACTTTAGTACCATTTATCCAATACCAACCACCAAATGTGTCTTTTGCCTCTGAGTAGTCTGAGGCATTTTCATACTGCTTTAAACCTAGCCAAAGAGCAATATTATCATCACCTGTATATCCTTTACTTTGTAATCCCGTATAGACTGTGGCTTCTTCTAATTGACTGTTTATTATGTACATTGAAGCTCCTGGAATAGAGCTAATGAGGGTATTGGCATCCTCCCATGTCATGGCAGTGGGTTTTATATAATAAGTTGAGTTTCCGAATTGAGTTATTTTGATTAAATTTAAACCCTTGCCATTCGTGTTTTCTGCGGTAAACTGTTCTTCAGAAAGAATGTTGTTGGCAGTTATTTTTACCACATTTCCAGCACAAACAGGGTTTGATTTATTAGCTGAAATTGTTGGAGAAATTTCATAAACAATAGTTTGTAAACGTGTTCCAATGGGAGCAATAGGAGTTGTCTGTAAATAATAGGTTTTACCACTTTGAAGTGGTGTTGTGGGTAATAATGCATTTCCTCCAGTTAGGGTATCATACCAGGTAGCTGTGGAACCTGATGGTAAATCAATAACTTTTAAATCTGCTACTGTATAAGTCTTTGTAACAGAGTTTAAATAAGTAAAAGTTAATTCTACTTTAACGTTTTGAGTCCATGAAAAATTCCAAATAAGGAGTATTCCTATTTGAAATATTTTTTTTAAGTTAGTTATTTTCATTTGGTTAATTGCTTAGTTAACAGGTTATATTTGATGAAAATTAATAATGATTTTGCCACTATTACTGTTACAAACCTAATGGGTAATTCGCTTAAAAAAATTTTTAAGAACTATATTTAAACTAGACAAAGGAATAGTTATATGAAGAAATATTAATAATATTAGATGAATTTTGTGGAGATTAAATTTTTTTCATTCGTTATTGAGGTAATGTTGCATAATGTCAAGATCTTTTTTAGTTTACAAAAAAAACCGAAGCATCACTACTTCGGTTTGTATTTGTATTTAATTTCTATAAAAGCCCCGCTCTTTTCAACAAAGCATCTGGTTTTGGTTCTTGACCTCTAAAGCGTTTGTATAATTCCATTGGTGGTTCAGTGCCTCCTTTAGAGAGAATGTTTTCTTTGAATTTGGTAGCCACTTCTTTGTCAAAAATCCCTTTTTCTTGGAAATATTCGAAGGCATCAGCATCTAGAACTTCGGCCCATTTATAGCTGTAATAGCCTGATGAATAGCCTCCTTGAAAGATGTGAGAGAACGCCGTACTCATAGCATTTTCGGCTACATCTGGATATAATTGCGTGTTTTTGAACTGTTCGGTTTCGAATGCTTTTACATCTGTAATCGCTGTTGGGTTTTGTCCGTGCCAACCCATGTCGAGTAATCCAAAACTCAACTGGCGTAACGTGGCTAAACCTTCTTGGAAACTGGCGCTTTCTTTGATTTTTTCAACATATTCTTGCGGAATCACTTCGCCCGTTTGGTAATGCGTGGCGAATATAGCCAAGGCTTCTGGCTCGTAACACCAGTTTTCCATCACCTGAGACGGCAATTCAACAAAATCCCAATATACTGAGGTTCCAGATAAACTCGGGTAAGTAGTGTTAGCCAGCATGCCGTGTAATCCATGTCCAAATTCATGAAATAAAGTAGTTACTTCGTTAAAAGTCAATAAGGACGGTTTAGTTTCCGTAGGTTTGGTAAAGTTGCAAACATTCGAAATATGTGGCCTTTCGTTTACGCCATCTTTCACATATTGCGATTTGAACGAAGTCATCCAGGCACCGTTGCGTTTTCCTTTTCTTGGGAAAAAGTCGGCGTAGAAAATAGCAACCAGCTTGTTGTTTTCGTCGGTAACTTCATAAGTCATCACTTCTTCGTGGTATTTGTCAATATCAAATACTTCGGTAAAAGTAAGTCCGTATAATTTTTTAGCAATCGTAAAAGCCCCGTTCAAGACTTTTTCTAGTTGGAAATAAGGCTTTAATTTTTCATCATCCAAATTAAACAGCTGTTGTTTTAATTTTTCCGAATAATAGCCACCATCCCATTTTTCCAAGGTTTCGATTCCGTCTAGTTTTTTGGCGAAAGCAGACAGTTCAGCAAACTCTTTTTGGGCTGCGGGTTTGGCTTTGGCCAACATATCATTCAAAAAAGAAGTCACTTTTTCAGGACTTTCGGCCATACGTTCCTCTAGTACAAAATGAGCATGCGTAGCATAACCTAATAACTGGGCGCGCTCAAAACGCAGTTTGGCAATTTTTAAAACAATTTCTTGATTGTCGTATTCATTGTTTTGAAATCCTCTTGCGCCAAAAGCAATCGCTAATTTTTTGCGCAATTCACGATTATCCGCATAGGTCATAAACGGAATATAACTTGGGTGGTCTAAGGTGAAAATCCAGCCTTCTTTGTCTTGGGCTTTCGCCAAAGAACGTGCGGCTTCAATAGTGCCTTCCGGTAAACCAGCTAAGTCTTTTTCGTCTGTCAAATGCATCTGGAAAGCATTGGTTTCTGCCAAAACATTTTCGCCAAATTGCAAACTCAATTTCGACAATTCCTTGTCGATTTCACGTAGTTTATTTTTCTTGTCTTCGGATAAATTAGCCCCGTTGCGCGAAAAGCTTTTGTATTTTTTATCTAATAAAGTGCTTTGTTCAGGAGTTAAGTCCAATGAATCTTTGGCTTCATAAACCGTTTTAACACGAGCAAATAATTCCGGATTCAAACGGATGTCATTCCCGAATTCTGATAACAAAGGCGAAATCTCTTGAGCGATTTTTTGCATTTCGTCATTGGTCTCTGCCGAATTCAAATTGAAGAAAATACTAGAAGCTCTGTCCAAGATATCTCCAGAGTAATCCATAGCTTCGATAGTGTTCTCGAATGTAGGCGTTTCAGGATTGTTTACAATGGCGTCAATTTCGGCTTTCGCCAAAGCAATTCCTTCTTGAATCGCAGGCAAATAATCGCCGATTTTTATTTTTGAAAAAGGAGCGGTATTGTGTTTGGTATCGAAATGTTGAGTAAGTATTTCCATATTTTTGAAGGGACAGGTCGCGACCTGTCCGTACATTGTTTAATTATTTTTTCAATCCTTCCGAGGCCTTGATAACGGCTTCTTTTAGGCTTAATTTATAAGCCACAATTTTGTTTAAAATTTCAGTATTAGCACTTCCTATAATTTGTGCAGCTAAGATTCCAGCGTTTTTAGCTCCATTAAGTGCTACAGTGGCTACAGGAACTCCTCCTGGCATTTGCAAAATAGATAAAACCGAATCCCAGCCATCAATTGAATTGCTTGATTTTACAGGAACTCCAATAACAGGTAGTGGTGACATCGAAGCCACCATTCCTGGTAAATGCGCCGCTCCACCAGCACCAGCAATAATTACTGAAATGCCACGATTGTGAGCGTTGTTGCTGAAATCAAATAATTTTTCAGGAGTTCTATGTGCGGATACAATATCCACTTCTACTTCAATATCAAATGATTTTAATATATCGATGGCATCTTGCATTACGGGCATATCGGAGATGCTTCCCATGATTACGGCTACTTTCATTTTCTTTTTTTTTATGCTTTTTGAAATTTATTATTCCAATATTATTTTTAAATTTTCTTTTACTTTTTGAGCTAGTTTGTTCGGTAAAACACCGATTTTCTTTATAAGTCTCGTGTTGTCAATTGCTCTGATTTGATCAATCATAATGTCGCAATCTTTTTCGGTGTTTGCAATTCCTTTGGGAATATGAACACGTAAAATTTCAGCTTTAGGTTGTACAATAGTGGTCAAAGGACAAATAATAGTTGAAGGATGATTAGCTTCATTGAGTAAATTTGTTTGAATAATCAATACAGGTCTTATTTTTCCTGATTCAGTACCATTTCGAGGATTTAAATCGGCAAGCCAAATTTCGTATTGATTAATTTTCATAATCAAAATCTTCAAATTCTTTTAAAACATCCATTGAGTTTTCAGCTACTAATTTGGATTCGAATTTTAATTTTTTAGCTAATAAACTTTTTCTATTCAGTTTATTATAAAACTCGATTGCTTCATTGATGTAGCGATTTCGA is from Flavobacterium sp. NG2 and encodes:
- a CDS encoding type II toxin-antitoxin system PemK/MazF family toxin, with the translated sequence MKINQYEIWLADLNPRNGTESGKIRPVLIIQTNLLNEANHPSTIICPLTTIVQPKAEILRVHIPKGIANTEKDCDIMIDQIRAIDNTRLIKKIGVLPNKLAQKVKENLKIILE
- a CDS encoding M3 family metallopeptidase; protein product: MEILTQHFDTKHNTAPFSKIKIGDYLPAIQEGIALAKAEIDAIVNNPETPTFENTIEAMDYSGDILDRASSIFFNLNSAETNDEMQKIAQEISPLLSEFGNDIRLNPELFARVKTVYEAKDSLDLTPEQSTLLDKKYKSFSRNGANLSEDKKNKLREIDKELSKLSLQFGENVLAETNAFQMHLTDEKDLAGLPEGTIEAARSLAKAQDKEGWIFTLDHPSYIPFMTYADNRELRKKLAIAFGARGFQNNEYDNQEIVLKIAKLRFERAQLLGYATHAHFVLEERMAESPEKVTSFLNDMLAKAKPAAQKEFAELSAFAKKLDGIETLEKWDGGYYSEKLKQQLFNLDDEKLKPYFQLEKVLNGAFTIAKKLYGLTFTEVFDIDKYHEEVMTYEVTDENNKLVAIFYADFFPRKGKRNGAWMTSFKSQYVKDGVNERPHISNVCNFTKPTETKPSLLTFNEVTTLFHEFGHGLHGMLANTTYPSLSGTSVYWDFVELPSQVMENWCYEPEALAIFATHYQTGEVIPQEYVEKIKESASFQEGLATLRQLSFGLLDMGWHGQNPTAITDVKAFETEQFKNTQLYPDVAENAMSTAFSHIFQGGYSSGYYSYKWAEVLDADAFEYFQEKGIFDKEVATKFKENILSKGGTEPPMELYKRFRGQEPKPDALLKRAGLL
- a CDS encoding gliding motility-associated C-terminal domain-containing protein, whose product is MKITNLKKIFQIGILLIWNFSWTQNVKVELTFTYLNSVTKTYTVADLKVIDLPSGSTATWYDTLTGGNALLPTTPLQSGKTYYLQTTPIAPIGTRLQTIVYEISPTISANKSNPVCAGNVVKITANNILSEEQFTAENTNGKGLNLIKITQFGNSTYYIKPTAMTWEDANTLISSIPGASMYIINSQLEEATVYTGLQSKGYTGDDNIALWLGLKQYENASDYSEAKDTFGGWYWINGTKVTSSYNNWSATEPNNYYPNPGVPPGYLLYQNSPGNIEGYAQFEFQNRGAQWNDAGNTNVHFSYPIFEFTATTGLQWYKLNTTTNLYEIISGETKADLTITATAGSQKYRLDMLTNGITLQLFYEVIADAIPTTPTGKAIQNFCSTQNPIVANLTTTTGTNISWYATETGTTALNSSTKLTEGDYWAEAKSTNGCPSPSRLKVSASITTAGDVTVPNDEMEFCPAPKIPTIADLIASTTEGNSIFWYETETGTTSISQTTELKADQIYWAASKNDGTGCENPTRKSITIKYKCPEDVIYTGFSPNDDGVNDTYSTSYIKNLYPNFTIEIFNRWGRTVYKGNANTPEWNGRKDGTGDLVPVGVYYFLITFNIDGKEPTSGELYLSR
- a CDS encoding ribbon-helix-helix domain-containing protein, producing the protein MKTISLKIDDEIFGETETILESLNKPRNRYINEAIEFYNKLNRKSLLAKKLKFESKLVAENSMDVLKEFEDFDYEN
- the purE gene encoding 5-(carboxyamino)imidazole ribonucleotide mutase; the protein is MKVAVIMGSISDMPVMQDAIDILKSFDIEVEVDIVSAHRTPEKLFDFSNNAHNRGISVIIAGAGGAAHLPGMVASMSPLPVIGVPVKSSNSIDGWDSVLSILQMPGGVPVATVALNGAKNAGILAAQIIGSANTEILNKIVAYKLSLKEAVIKASEGLKK